The window AGGAGCCCATTACCGCCGCATCCGTGATGGGAGATGTGGAGCGTCCTCGGGCACTTCTGCAGATCGCGAGGTCGGCGCATTTCACAGGGTTCTTCGGCTACTCGGCAATCAGAAGTCTGTTCCCTAAGCTGGGGTACAGCATCGGGTATTCCGATGGTACGATCGGCCTGCTCCTGGGTGTAATGCTTATCGGTCAGGCGGCCGGCATATTCGTTACGAGCGCGGGCCCGTGGTGGCGAGGGAGACTGTGGCCGCTGGTGATGGCGCTCGTCATGGGCGTGGTTTCGGGGATCGGGATTGTGTTCGCCGAGTCGAGGATGATGTTTGCGGCGGCATTCCTTCTTCAGGGAACTTCGCTGGGGATCGCATACACGCAGGCGCTCTACTATGGACTGCAGTCGAGGATGAAGATGGGCAGGAACACCGGGATACACGAGTCACTGGTCGCCGCCGGGAACATATCCGGGGCGTTTGTCGGCGGGGTCGTTGCCCAGTATATCTCCCTCCGCACGCCCTACACCGCTCTCGCCGGATTGTCGGGTGCTGTGCTCGTCGTGGTCGGGCTCTACTGGAAGTTCGGCCGGCGGCAACTCAATGCTGGCTCGGGCGATAGAGGCGGCTGACTGGTAGTGACCTCGGAGGATTTCCGAAGTAGACAGGCTAATGGCTACATTGTCACGGATGGTCGTATG is drawn from Armatimonadota bacterium and contains these coding sequences:
- a CDS encoding MFS transporter — translated: MNAAQSHRSRGFSFAIPALMDGCIGLVQTAIPLLALRFGANALFLGTMGSMAQGARLPVCMTTGMLSEKIGRTRVIIPAAAMASVACLGLSISRNNLQVLALYVVFMISVGAFYPSLQAFIGDRSPRGELRKNLSAFNVGWTVGGAAFTLMAGYMFATSEAWPFVAAALLATGSIYVVRAWSRIPVDPSYSDQQEPITAASVMGDVERPRALLQIARSAHFTGFFGYSAIRSLFPKLGYSIGYSDGTIGLLLGVMLIGQAAGIFVTSAGPWWRGRLWPLVMALVMGVVSGIGIVFAESRMMFAAAFLLQGTSLGIAYTQALYYGLQSRMKMGRNTGIHESLVAAGNISGAFVGGVVAQYISLRTPYTALAGLSGAVLVVVGLYWKFGRRQLNAGSGDRGG